Proteins encoded by one window of Mustela erminea isolate mMusErm1 chromosome 7, mMusErm1.Pri, whole genome shotgun sequence:
- the MOCS3 gene encoding adenylyltransferase and sulfurtransferase MOCS3, whose translation MGSREDVLALQAEVARREEELSSLKQRLAAALLAEQEPERLVPVSPLPPKAALSRDEILRYSRQLVLPELGVHGQLRLATASVLIVGCGGLGCPLAQYLAAAGVGRLGLVDYDVVEASNLARQVLHGEALAGQAKVFSAAASLRRLNSAVECVPYAQALTAATALDLIRRYDVVADCSDNVPTRYLVNDACVLAGRPLVSASALRFEGQITVYHYDGGPCYRCIFPQPPPAETVTSCADGGVLGVVTGVLGCLQALEVLKIVAGLGPSYSRSLLIFDALRGQFRCIRLRSRRPDCAACGERPTVTDLQDYEAFCGSSATEKCRSLHLLSPEERVSVTDYKRLLDSGSPHLLLDVRPQVEVDICRLPHALHIPLKHLERRDAESLELLGEAIREGKQGTQEGAAFPVYVICKLGNDSQKAVKVLQSLMAVQELESSTIQDVVGGLMAWAAKIDGTFPQY comes from the coding sequence ATGGGGTCCAGGGAGGACGTGCTCGCCTTGCAGGCTGAAGTTGCCCGGCGGGAGGAAGAGCTGAGTTCTCTGAAGCAGAGGCTGGCGGCGGCTCTTTTGGCGGAGCAGGAGCCAGAGCGGCTGGTTCCGGTGTCGCCCCTGCCGCCGAAGGCCGCCCTGTCTCGAGATGAGATTTTGCGTTATAGCCGGCAGCTAGTGCTGCCTGAGCTGGGCGTGCACGGACAGCTGCGCTTGGCCACCGCGTCCGTGCTCATCGTGGGCTGCGGTGGGCTCGGCTGCCCGCTGGCGCAGTACCTGGCGGCGGCCGGCGTGGGCCGCCTTGGCCTTGTGGACTACGACGTAGTGGAAGCGAGCAATTTGGCCCGCCAGGTGCTGCATGGCGAGGCCTTGGCCGGGCAAGCCAAGGTCTTCTCGGCCGCCGCCTCGCTGCGCCGCCTCAATTCTGCGGTGGAGTGCGTGCCCTACGCTCAGGCGCTTACGGCAGCCACCGCGCTGGACTTAATCCGCCGCTATGACGTGGTGGCCGACTGCTCTGACAACGTGCCCACTCGCTACCTGGTTAATGACGCGTGTGTGCTAGCCGGCCGACCTCTCGTGTCGGCCAGCGCCCTGCGCTTTGAAGGCCAAATCACAGTGTACCACTATGACGGCGGGCCTTGCTATCGCTGCATATTCCCCCAACCACCTCCAGCGGAGACGGTGACCAGCTGCGCGGATGGCGGGGTGCTCGGTGTCGTAACCGGGGTCCTGGGCTGTTTGCAGGCGTTGGAAGTGTTGAAGATCGTAGCAGGTCTGGGTCCGTCTTACAGTCGCAGCTTGTTGATCTTTGATGCCCTCCGAGGACAGTTTCGTTGTATTCGGCTTCGGAGCCGCAGGCCTGATTGTGCAGCTTGCGGCGAGCGGCCCACTGTGACAGACCTGCAGGACTATGAAGCCTTCTGTGGCTCCTCGGCCACTGAGAAGTGCCGCTCTCTGCACTTGCTGAGCCCAGAGGAGCGAGTTTCGGTCACCGACTATAAGCGCCTTCTGGATTCAGGCTCCCCCCACCTGTTGCTGGACGTCAGGCCTCAAGTGGAGGTGGACATCTGTCGTTTGCCTCATGCCTTACACATCCCTTTGAAACATTTGGAACGGAGGGATGCTGAGAGCTTAGAACTCCTAGGAGAAGCAATCcgggaagggaagcagggcacACAGGAAGGGGCGGCTTTCCCAGTTTATGTGATTTGCAAACTGGGCAATGACTCCCAGAAAGCCGTGAAGGTCCTGCAGTCCTTGATGGCGGTTCAGGAGTTAGAATCTTCAACCATTCAGGATGTTGTGGGGGGCCTTATGGCCTGGGCTGCCAAAATCGATGGAACATTTCCGCAGTACTGA